A single genomic interval of Burkholderia cepacia ATCC 25416 harbors:
- a CDS encoding glutamine amidotransferase, translating to MTHSALRPILIVLHREQSSPGRIGRLLAARGHPLDIRRPPLGDPLPATLADHAGAVVFGGPMSANDGDRWIQDEIDWIGVPLREAAPFLGVCLGAQMMIRHLGGRVSAHRDGRAEIGYWPIAATPAGRRLGSWPSHVYQWHREGFERVAGLEILATGEHFENQAVRYGPRAYGVQFHPEVSYPMMRRWSTAAAHKLSAPGAQDLATQAREGRRHDRATAAWLSAFLDRWLDDAPASGRHGHVGDADQPPLDRSQHGFVPT from the coding sequence ATGACGCACTCCGCCCTTCGTCCGATCCTGATCGTCCTGCACCGCGAACAGTCGAGCCCCGGCCGGATCGGCCGGCTGCTTGCCGCCCGCGGCCATCCGCTCGACATTCGACGCCCGCCGCTCGGCGATCCGCTGCCGGCGACGCTTGCCGACCATGCGGGCGCCGTGGTGTTCGGCGGCCCGATGAGCGCCAACGACGGCGATCGCTGGATTCAGGATGAAATCGACTGGATCGGCGTGCCGCTGCGCGAGGCGGCGCCCTTTCTCGGTGTCTGCCTGGGGGCGCAGATGATGATCCGCCACCTGGGCGGCCGCGTGAGCGCGCATCGCGACGGGCGCGCGGAAATCGGCTATTGGCCGATCGCCGCGACGCCCGCCGGCCGGCGCCTCGGGTCGTGGCCGTCGCACGTCTACCAGTGGCATCGCGAGGGCTTCGAACGCGTCGCCGGGCTCGAGATCCTCGCGACCGGCGAGCACTTCGAGAACCAGGCCGTGCGCTACGGGCCGCGCGCATACGGCGTGCAGTTTCATCCGGAAGTGAGCTATCCGATGATGCGGCGCTGGAGCACGGCCGCCGCGCACAAGCTGTCGGCGCCCGGTGCGCAGGACCTCGCGACGCAGGCACGCGAAGGCCGGCGGCACGACCGCGCGACGGCCGCGTGGCTCAGCGCGTTTCTCGACCGCTGGCTCGACGACGCGCCCGCATCAGGTCGGCACGGTCACGTCGGAGATGCTGATCAGCCCCCACTCGACCGCTCGCAGCACGGCTTCGTGCCGACGTGA